From the Commensalibacter oyaizuii genome, the window AGATAAAACCAGTGGTGTGGATACGCAAAGACCTCAATTGCAAGCAATACCGATGCTTGTTTTGGTAGTATGTATTTCTTTGTGCCTAGGTTTATTCCTCTTTTTAACAAACCAGATATTCTAAATCCAAGCGTTGTTCAACAAACGACAATTGATCTAACACAGCGTAATTATACGCCTTTTTCTGAGCAAAAAACGATTGATATAACTCAGACCGAGCCTGAAGAAGCACCTATGTCTCGTCCTACGCCAATAGTAGTAGGTCAGCATATGTATGTAGAAATGGCGTTTGATAAGGGG encodes:
- a CDS encoding recombinase family protein, with the translated sequence MSDIGYIRVSSEYQNTERQLDEVKLDKIFTDKTSGVDTQRPQLQAIPMLVLVVCISLCLGLFLFLTNQIF